One part of the Dyadobacter sp. 676 genome encodes these proteins:
- a CDS encoding GH3 auxin-responsive promoter family protein, with the protein MKLVNDMTVWFMKRRFERIEQFMKYPIETQQRIFSELIETARYTEWGSRYNYGQIKSVREFQEQVPISAYEQLYPYIERVLKGEPNVLWPSQIEWFSKSSGTTNARSKFLPVSPEALEECHYEGGKDMMTLLINNRPDTRVFDGKGLSIGGTLHANPFDDYTQIGDVSAVIMQNLPSWAEFMRTPPLEVALMDHWESKLDKMASICSQENVTSILGVPTWTIVLLDQILERTGKKNMLEVWPDFEVFVHGAVSFEPYRDLFMTKYFPSDQVLYLETYSASEGFFAIQDDINRVGEMLLMLDYGIFYEFVPIEDLGKENPKALLLNEVEVGKNYAMVISTNAGLWRYLIGDTVKFTSTYPFRVKVSGRTKHFINAFGEEVIVENADHAIKVAAHETDALVANYTAGPVYMGDGSRGCHEWIIEFTREPEDREAFVRALDTALREVNSDYDAKRYKDMALTPPQVHFAPAGTFYAWLGKQHKLGGQNKVPRLSNTREYLDDLLTSL; encoded by the coding sequence ATGAAGCTGGTAAACGATATGACTGTCTGGTTTATGAAGCGGCGCTTCGAACGGATCGAACAGTTTATGAAGTACCCTATTGAAACCCAGCAGCGTATATTTTCGGAATTGATCGAGACCGCCCGCTACACCGAATGGGGCAGCCGCTACAACTACGGACAGATCAAATCGGTAAGGGAATTTCAGGAGCAGGTACCTATTTCGGCTTACGAGCAACTTTACCCCTATATCGAGCGGGTATTGAAAGGCGAACCGAACGTGCTCTGGCCGTCGCAGATCGAATGGTTTTCCAAATCGTCGGGTACGACCAATGCGCGGAGTAAATTTCTGCCCGTTTCGCCCGAGGCACTGGAAGAGTGCCATTACGAAGGTGGCAAGGATATGATGACGTTGCTGATCAATAACCGGCCTGATACCCGTGTTTTCGATGGAAAAGGGCTGTCGATCGGAGGGACTTTGCATGCGAACCCATTTGATGATTACACACAGATCGGCGACGTATCGGCGGTCATTATGCAGAATCTGCCCTCCTGGGCGGAATTTATGCGTACGCCGCCGCTGGAAGTGGCTTTGATGGATCATTGGGAAAGCAAGCTGGATAAAATGGCGTCGATATGCTCACAGGAGAACGTGACGAGCATTCTCGGCGTCCCGACCTGGACGATCGTACTCCTCGACCAGATTCTGGAACGGACCGGTAAGAAGAATATGCTCGAAGTCTGGCCCGATTTCGAGGTATTCGTGCACGGGGCGGTATCATTCGAGCCCTACCGCGATTTGTTCATGACCAAATATTTCCCCTCGGATCAGGTATTATATCTCGAAACATACAGCGCGTCGGAAGGTTTTTTCGCGATACAGGATGATATCAACCGCGTTGGTGAAATGCTGTTGATGCTCGATTACGGCATTTTTTACGAATTCGTGCCGATCGAGGATCTTGGCAAGGAAAATCCCAAAGCATTGTTGCTGAACGAAGTGGAGGTAGGGAAAAACTACGCAATGGTGATTTCGACTAATGCGGGCCTTTGGCGCTATCTGATTGGCGATACCGTGAAATTTACTTCAACCTATCCGTTCCGCGTGAAGGTGAGCGGGCGCACCAAACATTTTATCAATGCATTCGGGGAAGAAGTGATTGTAGAGAATGCCGATCACGCTATTAAGGTAGCGGCACATGAAACCGACGCGCTGGTGGCAAACTACACGGCTGGACCGGTATACATGGGCGACGGCTCAAGGGGCTGTCATGAATGGATCATTGAATTTACCAGAGAGCCCGAGGACCGTGAAGCGTTCGTGCGGGCGCTGGATACCGCATTGCGCGAAGTCAACTCCGACTATGATGCCAAACGTTACAAAGACATGGCCCTCACGCCCCCGCAAGTCCATTTCGCTCCCGCGGGAACGTTCTATGCGTGGCTTGGCAAACAACATAAGCTCGGGGGCCAGAACAAAGTACCGCGTTTGAGCAATACGCGCGAATACCTGGATGATTTGCTTACCAGTTTATGA